In the genome of Raphanus sativus cultivar WK10039 chromosome 9, ASM80110v3, whole genome shotgun sequence, the window CCTGTATGTAGGTCGAAGAGAAAATCTGTGTCTCAATGTAGTTAGATGATCTCATATATATGGACGAGAAGTACTGTCTCTCATCGAGATTTCTTTTGGAAAATTCCTAgagtaaattttgtttattaccATAAAAAgataaactttttgaaaaaaaatattcttcaaATCCATAATTCTCAATAACAATCTATGGAAATCAATGCAAAATATTTGACAGAAATTTAGAGAATATTTGTTGAATCAATTCAACTTTCAAAAATCtgtcaacttttaaaatcaatagACTCTTTCCAAATTCTAGTTTCAATAACCCCccctaaaataatttaaaccaattatgtaaatatttagtaTTGTTAGTTAATTAGCTATTGGGAAATgttgtttctaaaaaaaattagtactGTCCTACACTTagtatatatatctacatattaATAATCTTTGGCATGAATGTACCAAATGTTTTTAGCCTATCATATCTGGTAACTGAAAGTCCAAAGTAAAGAACATCTGCgaccaaaaaaaatatgcaGGTCATCTCTTTATCCCGTTATCTACTATAtacttataatttatattttgcaaCCTATTTACtactatatataattgtaattaTTCAATACATTCACCATGTGTAAGCAGTGCCGGTCCTGAGATATTCGTGATCCAATACGAAATACAAAACTGAAGCCctagataatatataaaaacaatctatcgataaaaaactcaaatctatcattaaaaaattacaatattctcaaaactaaaaatatgatcagtttttaaatatagattttcttgcatttttttctgaaaaatcaTCCATCAAACTTTCGTAATCAAAATTCTTGATCATATCCTTTTCAATCGACAACATAGCCAAACCATTTCATCTTTCTTGTGACATAGTTGACCGTAAGTAAGACTTTATCAACTTGAGCTTCGAGAAGTTTTTTTTCGGCTGAGGCAACTAAAATCAAGATTGTAAACATTACTAAGTAGACAATCCATATAATTATTCTAAATcggttattttcttttttttttgttatcttcataatatttttttggccTTTAAATTTACTCTTGTTTAATAACACAAAATATTTCCCACCACCTTCCTTATTTATCGACAATATACCATACAcataacaaatttatatatttattaagtaATATCAATAAAAAAACTAGACCTTAAAATTTGTCAAAAATAATAGGCCCCATATGAATGTATTGAATGTTTGCTCTCAAACCCGGGCCTGTGTGTAAGGCGTAAGTCTTAATCTAGTAGTATAGTACTTTAAAATGAAATTGCATCATTATCTTCTGTCGACACTATAATGCGCCATCCTACATAGTATAGTCACATGCTTGAAATAGTATGGACATATGTCCTGATTCAGATTGTATATCACTTgtaaaagttctttttttttgccaaaaactCACTTGTAAAAGTTTGTAGTAATGTAATATAAACTACATATTATACGActttttagttaatatatatgaatCAAAGAAGTTAAAGATCATTCTATGcttttagtaatataatatgAAATTGGAATAACATGTTAACCTATTAAGCTCGTGAATTCTTATTTAATTCAGTGGTTTAAGTATAgttcattaatttttatacacCAAAAGAActgaattttaaatttcaaaaaggcTAAATGTAAACTTAATCGAATAAAAAACTTACAAGAAATTTTAACATGATTGCAAAGAGTACCGTCAAACATAGATCTAAAAATGTAGATTTCAAAGGACGGCTTAAAATTGTGCAGTTATACGTGAATTCTTATAAggtaaataaaattatctatGATATAATTGTTTGTGTAATACTTCCTCTAAGTTACTAATAAGACATGGCCAATTGTAAAGATTTAATTGCAATGATCCAAGATTCTAGCACATGGCCGAACTTCTCCACTGAGCTGAAGGAGTTGATGAAGTTGAAAGAAAGATTCACAGAGTTCACATTGACTTATGTTCCTCGGTCTCAAAATGTATCATCTAATTCATTAGCTAAGATAGCAAGATCTTTCCATAGGAAGTTGTATTACATTGGTTGTTCTGTTCCGGTCTGGTTTCCTAGATCatctcaagtttgagtaattaatagaatagccgtttgatgaaaaaaaaagtttctaatAACACAATTAACCaatgttaaaattattaaaactctAAATAGTTAAATTTTTGGTATTACTTCAAAAATTATGAGCATGTCACAAAATATCATCTATGCGTTCTTATCTTCGATGTTCAAAACACAAAACATCACAAGATTTTTTCttacatctatattattaaagttgaagtacacattgagattgtttggaaacttgaatctatactattaaagcaggatcctattgtgCTTTTTACCTAAACCTACTCTTTCTTTAACTAaaattgcatatttcattaagggcaatcaaataatattaataacaaatctatattgggtcatttttttggatccagcccactgcccaTATCAGATttctcttgggccatttgggccgattaaaaaatcagatccgattctttttttttttttgcaagttcaaataatttattttcaaccattcttaatattttgtgtagtgaacaaaaattaatcacttaattattatatttttttctttttaatataatttaagcattcataaaaaatttgaattttttcattggaattttttcattgaaaaatataaatctttattaaaagtttataattttttatttaaaaaattaaccacataataaaattaatttatcagagttataccaactaaattcattaaaagataaaatttaattttctaaacataaatactcattagacctggacgtttgTGTACtcattcgggtacggatcggttctttcgagtatcgggttttcgggttttgaaattaaaccccattcgtgtattataaaattttggattggGTTCGAATCGGGTCTTTCCGGATCCGGGTgagttcggttctcatgcataagaaccagaaaaataaccaaataatcgaagtatctaaaacgggttcggttatttgtactcaaagtaaccaaagtatccgattcggttcaaattcaaaagtaaccaaaaatatccattctatacagtttttttgggtaaacttttatccaaactatcatattttatccaaaaatattcaaaagtaccgaaaataactactatagttaacttataatattaatttaaaatattaaaataattataaatataattataacatatatttttagatatatattcacatttcggatatcttcgggtactcattcagttctcggttcgggtcgggttcgggatCGGTTCTTCgtatatagcaatttagaactcattcggatatttaccccgggtctgatcggttcggaaccctgattttcggatcggttttgggttggttcttcgggtccggatattatGCTCAGgtctatactcatttaaaatgaaacacgataaagaaagataaaaagtttaagtcttttataaaaaaaaaacaaatatatgaaaatatgacatttactaaatatttgtcaattttaaaaaaaaaggaaaataaacccgctttgaaagcgcggatcaaaatctagtagtattcttaatgaaatatgtttgaaaacatggataataaTAGAAATTAATACTTGCCCtattttaagtgatttttttagAGATTTCCATTCTATTTCTAACCAATTCTCATCACTTCATATAATATCTTTACTAAATAAATTCACATCATTTATTATAGAACTACAAAATTAAACTTAattgttttcaatattttttattttattttttacattcattttctcacttttataactatttcattaataactttttattttgacagcattttacatattaactatagtaatttaacatatttaaatgaaattatttgaTTTGTGACAGAAATTCAAAATGGTTaacaattttgtttgtttatataatcaGTTAAACATAGACATTCAGGTACCTTTTCAGCTACGGATTATTTCTTTCAAGTATCaagttttttgagttttgaaactAGGTTTCATTTAGGTATTATAAATCTTCATGTAGGATTTCAAATCGGGTTTTACCAAATCAAGATGAATTCAATTTTGATATATAGAAACCTACAAATATCCAAAAAACTAATGTATTTGAGGCCGGTTCAGATATGTCTACcaaaagtaataatattaatCGATtcagtttaggtattttgaatTCATACCAAACctaaccaaaaataactaaaaataaccatattaccTTATTTTGATTCAGGTTCGGTTCTAATGTATAAAAAcctaaacatatttaaataattattcgattaattatattatgaaaaatataaattatataatacaaataatgaaaaaaaaaatttatagaaaaataaaaattaatatccgcACGGATGTGCGGGTCAATCTCTAgttttatttactatatattatgtgctatatatataatcagtcaagacaataaaaatgaaagttttaaTGGTATCTAAAATAGCTGAGTTTTggttacagaaaaaaatagaaaaagaaaatatataaaatatttttcaaaaaaaaattaatttgattttatttgtaataatatattttaatctgagaaaaatatatgttaatcgATATGCTATTTAACTGCTTAACTAAATTGCATCCTCTCGTTAACAAGTATCTTCCAATTTGGGGGATTTTAATGTAGGAGTAGATCTTCTTCGATAAAACAGAAAGTATTTCTTATGTTTGAAGGTTTACGGTTTCTTGCCTTCAGATCATGAGTTTTTCCTACCTCGCCTAAAAAACTTCTAGATAAAGAAGGATGAAGGATCTATCTTCccatatccaaaataaaatctaaCATAAATCTCTGCAAGGACTACATAACTCTCTATTTTACAAtaaccttttcttcttcttagatTAAGGAGTAACAACTAAAACTAGTGTCTATACACTGATATATTGTACTCATTGTCTTAATATCAATAAAGCATGACTTTTCATCTTTTTGATTATCTTGCTTCTTTTTCTGTGAAATCACAAAGAATCTGACATTATTTTATCCTAGAAGTTTGGCCTTAGAAGGAAagatgtgggaaccgaaattcgcaccgtcaatatttcgtataaataaggaaactaggaaaaccctaatttcccagaaagtcccggatttctgagaaaccacacgtcaagtaATCAGAATACGATAAcaatggaaaaataaaatataaatcgtagaaagagagcaagaagaattttattccgaatctgcgtatgagcgttaCAATAgcaaggtaacgtgcttcggctacgagagctgtcggcgaaatccctagttctaatacccgaaagtggctaaacctaattgattCGCTGctcgaaaacaaaaacggaaagttgcctaaattgctctaagtgctaagtttcTCTGGAACgtgatgcctctatgcctctcgccttgaactccttatatactccctctaaggtcggtttacgcttcccccttttgcccttaagccgtcatagtcgaaaaaatgggaatatttcattttttccgagtttcatgattatctgcggaaagtttccatttttttccgcggaaactgatgcttatcctccaagcataaaccgtcataaggtttatgggtttttaagaaatcgtaagtgggcctcgaatcaagtttaggacccctttgggccgtatttttgatttgagacgcttttacgatttctccgataaggttaagtttccgcgattttatcgtaaaccaaacggacgattccatttgatcgagagatcaagaaacggatagtcgtgagttgcggagaacggctatacagatagtcgagaatgcatagatttacgtcgtatcgtcgtttcggaaggcTTCAAacgtttcggagaatgatcgatgtacgaacgctcgatcgctatagcgaccgaactttgtccgtagctcggtcgctatagcgaccgagcgtggtttcatgatccgttcgctatagcaaccgagctatCGTTCGTGATCCGAttgccatcgcgatcgggtttatGCCGTGGTCTGAGGTCCgttatccaagtgtttgaacCTATCGCAAAGCTACGgttctcttaggatgcttgtttgcggaggttTGGTCCTTTGATAACAAAGTTCTGTTTGACTTTAAGAAATCGTTtcttttcttaaatcgttgatttctcaagtcgttgattaagaaatcgttgatttcttaagtcgttgattaagaaatcatcgtttttaagaaatcattgatttcttaaatcgttgattaggaaatcgtcgttttaaagaatcgttgtcttaaaacaagattttaagaaatctgccttggaacttcaaagaggccgttctctcaaaccgtaaggacccagaaaacgatcaagatatcaaattgAAGCCCTCGCCAAGACGGGTCTGGTGAGCTCGGTCTCTATAGCGATCGAGCTCCATAGACCGAGCTCGGTCTATGgagctatagcgatcgagctcCATAGACCGAGCTTTGTATGACCCCTTGGTTGTTCCGCGATTGCCAAACCACATCCTCGTGGTTTAACGATCTTTTGTTATCTCCGATGATCGTGTTTAAACGAGAACTTTGTTTAGTCGCGGAACCTTTTGCAAGGAGacgatttttaagaaatcgtagatttaagaaatcgtagatttaagaaatcgttaattttaagaaatcgttgattttcttaaatcgttgatttaagaaatcgttgtttttaaaacaagattCTCCCGCAAgttttttcgtataagttttccttgaaaacgtagaaattcttaagacgtatatttttattgaatgttttgatactaactttGTTGTCAACACGAaccattggagcttgtttcgacgctgcggacaaatctattcaagaattttatcgtaaaaattagtttaagcaatttttacgagaattatctttttcgagAAATATTTTCGAAAGTTAATTTCGTTGggaccgtttttgaccccaacaaagAAGATAACCAAGACTACATAATAATGACCAGACACAAGGAGAATTTGGTCCAAAAGAATATTCAACTCCATTGAATGCAAATGCTGCAGATGTTAGTTGCCCATCGGGATGGAATCTCAGAGGTGTTATTAGGTAGGAGGCAGAAGAAGCATTACATATGCACCTCATTACTCTCCTATTTCTGGTTATTTCAGCAGCTGAAACGAATATTTATACTCCATTTATGAATGTGAATTGTTTAGTTTCTCGGCTTCTAAAATGGGGGTGGTTTTGCGAAACAGAGAACCCCCCAACATCAAGGGACATCTAATATGTGGTTCAAAGGTACTATTCCAAAACAATGATGTACTATGTGGGTTGAACACTTGGACATGCTTCCTACAAGATATCAGCTACTTATATGGGGCATCACTGACAACTCATAAAAGAAAACGAATAATTTATTCTTCCATGCGAAGTAAGTGAGCATACATTGGGAAATGGTTCTTAAAATACTAAATCCAACTCCAGCTATTTTGTCACTTGGATAGCATTCAGATTGGCTTTCCATAAAAGATGTGAATGTTCCAAGAGTTCTCAAGCCGAATAGCCTCCCAAGCAATTTATATATGGGATTTGGGCGGAGCGGAACAAGAGACTACACAAGAGGACATCAACTCATCCATCCACTGTCTTAAAGAGTATTGATCATACTGTCAGATACACCATACTGGGCAACactaagacaaaaaaaattcacttgATGCAAGTGCGGCTTATGAATAACTCACCAATAACTATCAAAGCTATATGTTATGGTCTAACCTGGTTTTCATTTTTTGCCAAAGTTTTACTAGTGCGAAATCTACCTTTGAAACATTTACAAACAAATGAAATTCACAACATTTTTGCAGAAAAAATATCCCATCTTTTCCAGCAACGTTTTTGTCCATGTATACAAAACATTCCGTTACACATGAGATTCAAAGCCCAACCCCAATCATCCTGGATATTGATGTCCTCCtaatttataagttataacataagaagaaaagaaattttgaaaacactCCCATGATAAAACATTTTGTACGTATTTGCTGGGATTTATATATCAGATGTGAAAGTTATATAAGCCGTGTTGTAAACTTGTGATATGAATACGAGTCAAAGACTGAATAAAGGTGCAATGGGCTCATGAACTCATGATGGTGATGATCGTGACATCATTGACAATGTGACACAATAAGACAAAGATGAATGCGCAAATCAATTTTCtctctcttaattttatgtcaATAAAGGATCAGATTCTTTTCTTTATAGAATGATATAATTAATTCTAAAACAAGTTGGTACTCTTCACATCCTTACAAACCCCTATAAATAGCCACACTTTCTCTTCATttttcttcatctctctctctcagaaacACTCAATAGTCCTTATAACATTGTGttttatcttttgaaaaagaATGGCTTCAAAGAACTCAGCCTGTCTCGCTCTTTTCTTCGCTCTAAACATCCTCTTTTTCACGTTGACTGCTGCAACTGATTGTGGCTGCAGCCCAAGTCCCAAACCCAAGCCGGGCCCAAGTCCTAAGCCTAAGCCGCAACCAAGTCCCAGGCCCCCCAAGCATGTCCCAAGTCCGTTTGTTCCAAGTCCGTCGGTCCCAAGTCCAAACCCTAGGCCTGTAACACCTCCGAGCACCCCTGGCTCATCAGGAAATTGCCCAATAGATGTCCTTAAACTTGGTGTATGCG includes:
- the LOC108830265 gene encoding lipid transfer protein EARLI 1; this encodes MASKNSACLALFFALNILFFTLTAATDCGCSPSPKPKPGPSPKPKPQPSPRPPKHVPSPFVPSPSVPSPNPRPVTPPSTPGSSGNCPIDVLKLGVCGNVLSGLLNINLGQPSAQPCCSLVQGLADLEAAVCLCTALKVNVLGINLNVPISLSVLLNKCNKKVPSGFECT